The Psychrobacter sp. LV10R520-6 genome includes a region encoding these proteins:
- the ftsA gene encoding cell division protein FtsA: protein MKNTENLVVVHLSATAVYAVIGSVVSAKDIRIMGVGQVKNSDFYQGQIKHRERLQGAIKQAIQEAEDTANCRVHSVWLTLATPELSSKNSAGHVDVEDEVVRAQDMVQALSNAKLQDLPSDYYLMHCCQQGIYVDDQEFMVDDAIETVAHNITVMYHMMMLPVASRQNIQKLLQSCDVGIDHIVFDAVTSAEYSLMAEERQQGVCLVDIGASSTSICVYKENKLIFTHCVATGSHEVTMDISADIGISMIEAEKLKKSHGTVDVHSVDPSSFFIFRPQGLSDEINVNVYNLARIIEARYIRIFTEVARQLHEADLLSYIDRGIVLTGGGSSIKGMVPFAKKLLKMSVVLTNTHPDISAYNHFDNDESFKQLNNQVNDRAYYTAFGTLLYSQSEQFRHSEKSEPEAIQKGRVKGVFQSAGQRFTRVLKKIL, encoded by the coding sequence ATGAAAAATACTGAAAATCTGGTTGTTGTTCATCTAAGTGCCACGGCAGTCTATGCCGTCATTGGCAGTGTTGTCTCTGCAAAAGACATTCGTATTATGGGTGTGGGACAAGTTAAAAACAGTGACTTTTATCAAGGTCAAATCAAACATCGTGAACGCTTACAAGGCGCGATCAAACAAGCCATCCAAGAAGCGGAAGATACTGCAAATTGCCGTGTGCACAGCGTTTGGCTGACCTTAGCAACGCCTGAATTATCTAGTAAAAATAGTGCCGGTCATGTGGACGTAGAGGATGAAGTGGTGCGCGCTCAAGATATGGTACAAGCCTTATCTAATGCTAAGTTGCAAGATCTACCTTCTGATTATTATTTGATGCATTGTTGTCAGCAAGGCATTTATGTTGATGACCAAGAGTTCATGGTTGATGATGCGATTGAAACAGTGGCGCACAATATCACTGTGATGTATCACATGATGATGCTGCCTGTCGCCAGCCGTCAAAATATACAAAAACTATTACAAAGCTGTGATGTCGGAATTGATCATATTGTTTTCGATGCCGTTACCAGCGCCGAATATAGCCTTATGGCAGAAGAACGTCAGCAAGGTGTTTGCTTGGTAGATATTGGCGCCAGTAGTACCAGTATCTGTGTTTATAAAGAGAATAAACTGATCTTTACCCATTGTGTGGCAACGGGTAGTCATGAAGTGACAATGGATATCTCAGCAGATATCGGTATTTCGATGATAGAAGCTGAGAAACTTAAAAAGTCTCATGGTACCGTTGATGTCCATAGCGTAGATCCCAGCTCGTTTTTTATATTTAGACCACAAGGCTTAAGCGATGAGATTAATGTCAATGTGTATAATTTGGCACGAATCATTGAAGCGCGTTATATCCGAATTTTTACTGAAGTGGCTCGCCAGTTGCATGAGGCCGATCTGCTAAGTTATATTGATCGCGGTATCGTACTTACTGGCGGTGGCAGTAGCATTAAAGGTATGGTGCCGTTTGCCAAAAAACTGCTTAAAATGTCAGTAGTATTGACCAATACTCATCCTGACATTAGTGCTTACAACCATTTTGATAATGATGAATCGTTTAAGCAACTCAATAATCAGGTTAATGACCGTGCCTACTATACGGCTTTTGGTACCTTATTATATAGCCAAAGCGAGCAGTTTCGCCACAGTGAAAAAAGCGAGCCTGAAGCCATTCAGAAAGGCCGAGTAAAAGGTGTGTTTCAAAGTGCAGGGCAGCGTTTTACTCGGGTACTCAAAAAAATATTGTAA